GGCCCACTGTCCTGTTGGCTATTTCCGTTGGAAATCTATCAAGCgtctaaaaatattcaaatgaaGAGTCGCGCAAATCAAAACACAGAATGCATTTGAAGACTTTGTCtcttcgttttttgtttttatttattcttacCTATTTTTCGCCggaataaattattattagatTGATTTTTGGTTGTGCTTGCTTGCGCATTTTCACTAAATTtatctatttaaatataaattctgTTTATGAACCTCTCGCACTCGGTTGGTGgggttattatttttagcaacaAAACAGAGTAATAAAGTGTGAGGTATTAGacagtaaaaataaatctagCCGTGGGGAATATTTGCAAACGCCAAAGGCAATCACTTGTTGCCAGGCCAAGGCATGCTCACTCGGACATTCCGATTCCGATGCCGATCGATTGATCAGTTTTCGTATGtatatctctatctctatttCAGCCCATGCCGCCACCATCGAGCGGCAGAAGCATCGACGCGACAAGCTGGCCAATGCGCTGAGGGACAACAAGAAGAAGCTGCTGGTCCTGGAGCAGGAGATCAACATCCTGACCGAACCGGTGCCGGTGGGCGAATCTGAAAGACTGGATAGAGATATCATGCAACTGACTGAGGACTGTAAGCGGCTGCTTGACTGCATAAATGGTAAGTGCTTTTACTAAGTTCATGCATTCCAAGGCTAATTTCTGTTTTCCCACAGAGCCGCCTGCGATGGACTCTGGTCCTGCGGCCAATTCCGCCATGCGCCAGCACCCCTCGTCGCCCAGCAATGCgccccagcagcaacagcagcagccacagccacagccattCCCGCGCCAGCGCCAAAGTGTTCGCGCCCAGCCGCCGCCCAATTCGTTGCGCCTGCACTCGGTGCCGGCGGCGCCCACCTCGCAGCCGTCCCTGGACTTCGGGCAGCACCACAGCAGTGCCCCGACCTCGGCCTGCCTGACGCCCCAGCTGCagagccagcagcagcagcagcagcagccattTCAGCTGCAGCAGGAGCCGCCGCCCACGTACGCCCAGTACTATCAGTTCCAGCAAtatctgcagcagcagcgccagcagatccatcagcaacagctgcagctgcagcagcagttgcaacagcaggcgcagcagcagttgcaacagcaggcgcagcagcagttgccacagcaggaggaggagttcctgtccgattccgatgttgacgaggaggaggagccaaTGGACTCGTGGGCCTGCAACATGTGTACATTCCGCAACCATCCGCAACTGAATATTTGCGAGGCCTGTGAGAACGTTAGGATCCAGCCGGGTATGATACGCATTGTTCCTACCGGAGGCGgggccgctgctgctgctgccacgccCTCCGGCAGCATTGAGCAGGCACAGCAGCCGCCCCAGCAGCCGTACGCCCTGCATACATAACCCAAAAGCTGCTGCAAACGATCCCAAAGTTCTCTTAACATGCATGAGCTCGCTTCCGACTGTTCCTGCATGCTCGACTTTGACACTGTGATAGCATTTAAATTAGTAGGCGGCAGGCGGCTTATCCACTGCATGGCTCAACCTGACAAATGAAGACATGTccgaaacgaaaacgaaatcgaaatcgagaGGACGGGAACGAATTGCTTAAGCGCGACCTGTTTAAATTATTCTATTTGATTtgtgtatgtacatatatgtatattactTGCAATCGCCTCAGCCTCAGGCCGTTAACTTTACCAATAACCCCTAACCGTTAAACTATCTTTAAGCCAACGAAAAACAGAGTTTACTATTTTTAGccaccttaaaaataaataaagaacgttatttaaatatttacacaagCTTCGCCCGTTGTTGTCTTACACGTTGATTGGTAAAAcgtaaaaaatacatttgtgtGTGGGCTTTGGCCAAATGTTTACTTTTAGCCCCTGTGCTGAGTCGGGAGGACATACACATAACTCTCTCGCCAGGCGAAAATCGTGAGTATATAGCCCTAACCATCTGATAACAAATCCGAACTGATCGATTTCCCCCCCCCACTGTGCAGGTATTATACACTCCTGGATACTCTCATGACAGTCGGCCAAACGCTCACCATGAGAACATAGACAGCTCCAGAGATATATATCCTAGTTATCCTATATCTTAATTACAACTCTATTTCGCTTTGTATTCGGTAACTTATCCTTAGGAATTGTAAAAAGATgttagaaaatatttagcCCAAATGCTGCTGGCAGCAACTATTGTATTTTCTGTACTAGCTAAGCCAATACCACATAATTTGAATCTGTAAGAAAAGACTTTTAGTAACGTCGCATCAACTGAAACTAGCtaatattaattgtaaaaagGCCGTgtacattttgtaaatattaagcTGAGAGATAAATGAGTAAGCGCTTTTCTAAACGATAAATAGAAAAGATCAACTGGCAAAGGAAACTTTTGTAAGCTTTTTAAAAGGTAGCACATTTAATGAAACTAAATTGCAAACTAAGAGAATCCTGtgtgttttatattttgtactgGACCATTTCAAGAGGTAATGAAATATAGTCAATTGAAACAATTATAGAATTCAATTTGAAAGAGTGCAACTATAAGCTCATACCTTTGCtgaatcttttttaaatgctaGTAAAGAATTTGTATCGGCTCTAACGGGTTTTAAAATCTTGTTATTCTAATTTTTTGTAGAAATTCGGTGGTTTAGTATGTCgggtaattttaataatattcaaattcGGTAAAATTAAGAGCTGATTAGACGAGAGAcgcatgtttatttattgttcgCCAAcgtatatttcaaaaaatccTAATCTGGCTAAATTATATCTAGATAAATCCTAGTCTTAACAATAATTGGAACACGGATTAAGGTGCTTACTGGCATGGAATTATAAGGTAGACGCATGTACACTAGTACATGGGCATGGCATGGGAAAAACTTTGACTCAAAATTTTCCAAGGTAGCACTCCTTATGTACAATGGTCCGATATTTGTGTAACTTTTTGGGTTCATAGCAAAATTTGAAGTCTTACGGCtcaataattcaatttttggcaCTTTGAAAAAGTTGCACTTTCTCTTTATGTAATATCTTTTGATGTGTAGGAGATATCTTGATGATTAAAATTCATTGCCTTAATAtactttcttttaattaacaaatgaataattttttttattattctttattcattataaaaaaaaaaagtggtcAAGTAGTTCTTTtcaacacaaaattaaaatatttggcaaacagtttttaacaaattttcttaaagtttTGAGCAGCATTGTTATGTTaactaaaagcaaaaatttaatCCTCTTCGCTGGAGATCATCCCTCAGAAATCATTCAATAGACTGTGAATTCCCTTTGAAGTATACCTTCGAACTCAGTATTTGGaaccttaaattaaaaaatagttgttttgatttgaattaaGTAAGGACTAATAGAGTTGGTTGGAAGTTCAACTGAGCTACCAAAATGATCGTTACCATTTCCAGGTGCTCCTCATCCATACGCGACCACAGTTCGATAGGCAACTTCCTCTGATTCTCATTGCTTGCGATTTCCCGGCGCACTTGGGCTACGATGCCCCGTATCACACTTGCGTTTGGCGCGTAACAATATTCCAGCCGCAGGTGGCTCAATCTAGGGCAGACGCGGAACAGGTGGAGAATCGCTGAGTAACTTTCGCTGCGGTGCGTGTAGCTGAGTTTTTCCAATTTCTTTAGATTCGCGAGCTCCTTGAGCACATCGTCGGTCAGGACTGTGTGTGGCAGGTGTAGGACACGAAGTTCACCAAGCTTGGCAAGTTGTAGATGTTGTTTCCTGGGTACACAGTAAAAGCCAAGTACTTTCAAGTGCTCCAGCTGCTCCGACTTGTGTTCAACCAGTTGAGCAATAAGATCTTGGAACTTGAGGTCGACATCAAAATCGTGAGGGCTACTTATGGTCAAGTTCTTCAGGCTAGGCAATTGTAATCCGAAGCACCTCCAGCGAAGGACAGGAACTCTCCTTCTCCATGGTTTCGAAAATTCTAAATGACGATTTCAGCACGTTCCGTATGCTCAGCTTCCTCAGTTTGGGCAAACGCAAGCACATATCGGTCAGGTATGTATCGCTTAAGTAGGGGCATTCGTCAAGTACCAATTCCTCGACGGAGATCGGTAGCTTATCCAAAGTGTACCCCGTAAGTGTACCCCGGCTCAAGTTCAATTTCCTTAAATTGATCAGGTCTTGCAGATCGAAAAGCGCTTCGTCGTCTATATCTGAGTTGGACAGCTGTAACTCCTCCAGCTGACTCTTATTGGCAATCATAGTGTGCAAGTGAAGACCGAGTTGAGGGTTGCAAATCACCTGCATGCTCCTCAGACTGCTGCAATAATCTCGTATGAATTCGGCCAGCCGTTCCGAGTGGTCCGTTTTAAAGACACCGGTCATGGTCTGTATATGAGCCCCAAATAGTTGAAAGAAGTCTCGAATGTCCCATACGGTCAAGCCCCTGAATTGACTCAAGTCCAGAGATGTGTGCAGACTGGCTGAGGCCTGGAAGCTCGCCCTAAAGCGCAGGCACGACCTAGCAAATCGCAGTCGATCTTGCAGTCCTAGTTTGGCCATAATGTGCTCCAAACAATCGTCATTGAGGGCCAAGATGGGCGACGGTCCCTGGTGGTTCACCTCTTCCTCAGGGGTTCCGTAGGCGTCCGGCTGTTCCCAACTGTCGCTGGGCTGTACCATGAATATGACACCATTCAACATGTGAGTGCTCATGAGGGCCCTGGAGGTCTTTATAAGCAAGAAGCAAGTCACACTTATATGGCCGCATCTTTATCGTTGGCATAAAGCACAGAGCCACTTTGGAACATTGATGCACGTATTTTAAACCGAACCGTCTGGATTTGCAGCACGTGTCCAAATTCGGCAAAGTGAGAGCACAAAGTGCTCTCCACTAGCTGCAggaaaaaaaatcgaatttaaaaGGGATCTCTACTAAATCTGGACAAACACTAGCTACGAACCTTGGATGGGGCATCGCGCAATTTCCTTATCCTTTGTGTAGGCAATTGAGTCTTCGAAGTAGTAGTTTTGATCCGCTGCAACGATTAATTAGTTGTTTTACATATGTACAACATGTTTTTAGTAAGCCATTTGACTAACTTACTTTTACTGCTGACGAAGTATGCCATTTCTAATTGATAAATACGCAGCTATCGATTGACCAGTATGCATCTGTTtggttttctttaattaaggGATTAATTAGAAATTGCTTTGAGAATCAAGTTCCAAAAAGAATACAGCAGTAGTTAGTAGTAGTAAGCTACggatacttaaaaaaaaaaagttctcgATGCACAATTATCTCAAACCCATTCCGAAAATAAAGATAACGGGGCTTTTGAAGAAAAATGTAGCAAGATCGATGAAATTTCGACAAAATAGTTCACTATTACCTAAGTGTGccaataattttgttcaaagaaaatcaggtgtttttttataattttaatttttataattactaAAAAGAAGTACTTACTAGAATGAAGTAAAGTTTGTTCTGATGTAAGTTTATCGATATACatgaataaatttgttttaaatgtatgtatatctTAGCTTTTAGTGGAgaaaagctatttttaaagTCAGACGTGTCAACTGTGTCAATAATTAAGTTCGTCactgtatgtatgtatgtatttatatcattttttattattaaaacgtACTTCTTATGTTTGTATTATTAACGCCacttctttttaaattcttgGCGCCAAATTTTGTTCACATGTATTGGTGCTGTATGTCCCCTGTTGTTCTGAAATTCCCTTCCCTGCTTTTTCCTGGCCGGCATGttcgaaaaacaacaacaaatcacATGGGCTTCATCTAGCGAAGTTCAAAACAAAGCAGGCTGACAAAATTCTGTCGGCACTTCTGCCACTGCCGAAGTTCgaacttttttgttgttgtttatttcgAAGTAATTCGGAGCAGCGGCTGAAGTAGGGAGAGGGTTGGACGGAGAGGAAACGGagataaaaatcaaaatatcaagAACAAAATGAACTGTGTAGGCTTTTGAATACCCTTTTTTAGAAGCGCtagtatatttattaatttttaagatgatatataaatgatttttattgattaaatgtAATAACATTTTGGAAGTTATTGTAAAGTTGCAGTAGACgccaaaatgttaatatttgattATCTGCCTTATGTGATTTTAACTACAAGGCATTGTTATGGTCGGATATACTCTGGCACGCGTCAGGCAGAaatttcggtttcgtttttcGTTCTCCGCATTCCCTTTGCACTTGAATTCAACTGCAACAGAGGGAGgaagtgtttttaaaatgaaaattttaggcaattattaattaatcattgcataaatttaaataaataatcaataaataaataaatatatttgcacaTTTGAAATACGGTGTCTAAGCGCGGCAAAAACGTATTAGCTGACGGCCATGCTACAGATTTTCCTTAAGGGAAAATCCAAGGATGCAGAGGTACCTGATTCCTTCCCGATCGAAAGTGAGGAGGAGCTGGTGGCGTTAGAAGTTAAAATATGCTCGTCTACTAAAACCGCCTAtgtaagtaaaatatttatgaagaaGATGAGTGTGCAATTAATTCTGTGTTTTTTCTACAGATCGAGACCATCACCGCCATTCTTAGGCGAAATATTTTGCCTAagtcaattattatttgtcaGAGCTCCTTCTTTGCGACTTTAATATAGACGGCGTGAATGGAAAAAAGGCCCTTAAGGGCTTTCCAGGGTTTTTTTCCGTTATAGTCGGTATGTATAATAGAGTAAAATATATCAGATTTTTTATTCTATTCTAAAATACATATCTGTTTTGTCTACAGACAGCATATCTGCGTTGGGAGGCCAGCTGCTGGCGGAAAAGTTCCTTGCGCACGCCTTATCTTGCTCAAAAAACaacgcaaaacaaaaaaaaaaaataataaatgttaaaacactaattttaataaatttccgAGGGGGGGTCCTTGACTTTTCCCCAGGAATTCCTGAAGATTTTCCTTAAGGATTGCATGCTGTTTTCCCCAGGAATTCCCGAGGATTTTCATTAGCATTTCCGGAGGAATTTATTGCAATTTCCCCAGGAGTTCCTGGAGactttttagtatttttctCAGGAATTCCTTGAAAATTTGCCAACTGATTAAGTTCCATATTCCTGAGAGATTCTGGGGGGAATTCGATAAAAAGTCCCACggatttttttcgaaattccTCAGGAATTACCGAGAAATTCCCGACCAATTCCTTCAGGATCCCTCCAAATTTTCGAATTACTCGCCGTAAACGCCTGCTTCATACAAATTCATTGCCGTTTTGGAGATTACACtacgaatcattaaaaaataaatcaaccaaagattactaaacataacatttaaaacaagtgtcctaaaagcccgcccccttaaaagcaatcgtcggtagggtatgcaggcaccaaccgctctCAAAACATCGACGagagctgatttagtttgaagttttctcaaccactgaagagcagtcggtgtttcaagtgacacgactgcgatatgccctgttcccatctcagtggactgatatctataaattcgaatacatacatatatgtaaaacattttactgctaccactgatttgaatttgtaaacaaaaataaaatgtatgctgtaatattcaaaaaatatattataacatataatattcatatttttatcataaccccatagtaaatacgcccatattcttagggtcccaagtttgaaaattggcaaaagacaaaatattcttgatgcgccgaaatgaaacaaacgcacacatgcttccgtgtatgagaatgcatgatcacgcatccatacaaagacgaatttaagcgcagggcagccttcttcaaaaagcgcctctctgcgactgaacgactgaactcgtgcaatgagtgcgcgagcataaaatgagaataagaatgagagagaatgagttcgggttttttgaacgcacacgaagtgcagggacctgctgctgtgagcacgcCTCCAGtgttccgtttttttttgtgtccaaatgcgttgtatgaaatgaccagtctatatgttgtatggttagtggtgACATACTTACgacttatattaaaaaacaagagagaaagcaaacttcggcaagccaaagttcatatacccttgcagctattgcaagaattaaatacttttgaaaacattaaaattattattatcgtccgattttttttaattttttttttcatttttgtttccGATTGCTCcgatgggagctatatgatatagtcgtccgattttgatgaaatttaaaccgtaattgtgaaataattaaccattactatatgtcgaagaactaaaaaaaatgagaaacagcaaagttataacttcttttatttatttttttcgtttgttcctatgggagctatatgcgatagtcgtccgatccggctcgttccgacttatatactacctgcattAGAACAatagacaacttttgggaaaatttcaggcagatatctttaaaactgagagactagttggggagaaacgaacggacagacggacatggctagatcgactctgctaaGTGATGCTGTCTCTTTCACTGCGTTATAAGGgtataataacattttgcaGAACCGATACAAATGTTTCAGTTTGCTGCGGGTGACCATCGATTATTTTCGCCATTATCGATACATCGACAAAAATCGATGGCTGCGGACTAGaccaaattttgtttaatatatgttATGTTTCTTTACTTTCCAAAATATGTatcaaatttttgtgtttactgaactaaatttatttatatttttttttctaataggGTAATTCCACACAGATCCATCCAACTTCCACCATCTGTTGAAGGGATGGTCTATAAGGTTTTGCCGTTCCAAAAACTTCCCAGTTAGTCCGCCGTTAAAATTTGACGGACTTTGACGGACTAATTCATGCGATAGTTAGTTGATGTGTTTGCGGTGCAGCCCTGTTCCAACGCAGTCCttctctaaaaaaaacataaacaaagatggttGACCTGTTGACTTTGCTTAAGTTTTGGcgagccacagctgttcagatcagctcTTTGCTATGTAAGAATCGGAGTTTCACATCTgttgaaaattccaaccgtTTCCAACAAATGGACTGTGTGGAAAGAGGGCATTACATTCCTTAAGTTTCCAAAGAACGGttttcattgttttgttttgcttaaattcaTAATAACTATTAATTACTATCGAATGTTTAAACTCTATCGTGTGGGGCTCTATCGAAGTTTTTGCAGCTCTGTTCCGGACTGATTACATTTGCCAACTCTATCTCTCAGTACCAAACCCCGTTCTAAATTCCAAATATTTCGATATACACAAATTCTacctgaatttaaaatttggaatGGTTAATTTCCGAGAAACGTCTGATTGGTGTGTCATTTTAGCGAGCAGCCTTTGGTCACA
The sequence above is a segment of the Drosophila gunungcola strain Sukarami chromosome 2R unlocalized genomic scaffold, Dgunungcola_SK_2 000027F, whole genome shotgun sequence genome. Coding sequences within it:
- the LOC128256663 gene encoding uncharacterized protein LOC128256663; this translates as MSTHMLNGVIFMVQPSDSWEQPDAYGTPEEEVNHQGPSPILALNDDCLEHIMAKLGLQDRLRFARSCLRFRASFQASASLHTSLDLSQFRGLTVWDIRDFFQLFGAHIQTMTGVFKTDHSERLAEFIRDYCSSLRSMQVICNPQLGLHLHTMIANKSQLEELQLSNSDIDDEALFDLQDLINLRKLNLSRGTLTGYTLDKLPISVEELVLDECPYLSDTYLTDMCLRLPKLRKLSIRNVLKSSFRIFETMEKESSCPSLEVLRITIA